In the Archaeoglobus neptunius genome, TGGTAGTAAGACCAGAGAACTTGCAGGAGAAATGTGTGAAGGCTGGATGCCTATTGCAGAAACACCGGAAACGTACAGAAAGAATCTGAGGGATGTAGCTAGGGGATGTGAGAAGGCAGGAAGAAGTCTGGATGAGGTAGATACGGCTCTTCAGATATACACCGCCATCGACCCCGATCCGGAAAAGGCGATGAAAAAAGCTTGGCAGTTTGGGGGTGTGATAATAGGGGCTGTTGAGAAAGCCGAACAGGCTGGATATCAGCTTGAACTACCCGAGGACTTTTCCAGAAAGTTCTACTTTGAAAAGCTGCTGGTTGAAGATGAAATGCTTATGAAGTTCGTAAAACTGTCCGGACTTGTGACAGAAGAGATGGTCAGGGACTTTTTCATTGTGGGCACTCCAGAAGAATGTATTGACAGAATTGAAGAGTTCAGGAGAGCCGGCGTAAGGCATTTTATGATAATAAACATAGGCCCGGATCCAAAGTATGTTCTCAAGGTATATGCAGAGAAAATAATTCCAGCATTTAGTTAAAGTATTATATCCTTCTTCCAACTAATTTTTGAATGCTCTGGGTAGAGAAGTACAGGCCTAAAAAAATTGATGAAGTTGTTGCGGGTAAAGATGTTATTGAAAAGGTACTGTC is a window encoding:
- a CDS encoding LLM class flavin-dependent oxidoreductase, translated to MIRFGMLLSAPMPPLDKVMNIAAMGEEGGMASLVVPDHTLMVPPGFTPSALSILSALAVKTRKVMLGTGVTDVVRYHPSVLAQFFATIDHLSSGRAFLGLGAGEAMNIVPFGLDWRMPYTALREGIEIMKRLWKGERVTFEGKRFRLRNAFLQIKPVQPSIPIYLGANGSKTRELAGEMCEGWMPIAETPETYRKNLRDVARGCEKAGRSLDEVDTALQIYTAIDPDPEKAMKKAWQFGGVIIGAVEKAEQAGYQLELPEDFSRKFYFEKLLVEDEMLMKFVKLSGLVTEEMVRDFFIVGTPEECIDRIEEFRRAGVRHFMIINIGPDPKYVLKVYAEKIIPAFS